The segment TGTGACGCGTCAAGGCGCGAAGCTGCAACGCGTGGACGGGCAGCTCGGGGTGTACATCGACCGGACGTTGTTGGATCGCTTCGCCCCGAATGAAATCGACCAAGTGCTGCTTTTTGGCAACGTGCAGGTGAGCACGCAGGCGATTTCGCTCTTGTTCAAACATGGCGTGCACGTGAGTTTCTTTTCCACGTCGGCTCGGTACCGCGGTCAATTGGTGGCGCCGGAATCGGGCAATGTCTTCGTGCGTTTGGCGCAGCATGCGCGCTACATGGACGCGGCGTTCCGGCTGGAGCTGTCGCGAGCGCTCATTCGATCGAAAATCGGGGCCGGCAGGCTGCTGGTGCGCCGTTTTGCGCGAAACCATCCGGCGGCCGCCGAGGTGATGGACGAATGTGCGCAGTTTCTTGCGGCTTCCGTGGATGCACTGGATGGCGTGAGGGATTGGATGCGCTGCGAGGCGTCGAGGGAGCTGCGGCAGCGCGATATTTTCAAGCATTCGACGTGATGGTGCAGCCGCCGTTTCGATTCGAGCGCCGCTCGAAGCATCCGGCACACAACTCGGTCAATGCTCTGCTCAATTTGGGCTATACGTTGCTCACGGGGGAAATTGCGGGAAAACTCGAGCATGCCGGGTTCGACCCGCGGGTAGGGTATTACCATGGGGTGCGTTGTGGCAGGTCGAGCTTGGCGCTCGACGTCATCGAGCCGCATCGGGCGGATGTCATCGATCGCTTGACGTTGTCGATTTTGAATCGGCGGATGCTCGGCGTCGACGATTTCGAGGACAAACGGGAGCACGGCATTCGGCTTGCTCCAGACGCGCTACGGCGGTATTTGTCGCTGTACGAACATGCGATGGGAGAAGCATCTGCCGAGGGAAATAGCCCGCGAGCACGTATTCGGCAAAGCGTGGAGGCATTGCGTCGGGCCGTGATGGCGGGACACGCGAAAGAGAGTACGGTCGAGACGAATTTGACGATAAACGCGCAGGGTTTCGAGGGCGGCACATGAATGCACTGCTCGTGGCATACGACATTCCGGACGATCGGCGTCGAGGTTTGGTGGCGAAGGGGCTATTGCGGGTGGGTCGGCGCGTGCAATACAGTGTTTTTCTGGTACGCGACGGAGCGCCTCGGGATGTGGTGGGCATCAGGCTCCGTTGATTTCGGTGGCGGAGGATGACGTACGGGTTCATCCGCTTTGTGCGGCGTGTGAAGCGAAGGCGGTGCTGCTGGGGCGAGCGGGCAGCGGGCTGGCGAGGGCATCGTTTCGGGTGATTTGAGCGTGTTGGTCGATTTTTGTTTACAGGCGGGAAGTTCTGGGAGAAAGTGTGGGTGGTCGGTGCCAAGCCGGCCGAGTTGGTCTGTGAAAGCTGGAAACGCTAACCTCGTACAGTACCCAAAACCCGGGGGGGTTAGCGCTTTGTGCCAACCCCGCGAAATCGCAGGAGATTGGCGCGATTCGCACCCCGTTGCGGGGTCGTGATCGGAGCCGCTGAGCTTGCTGTTGGGGTGAGGTCAGCGATTCCGGTGCTGCAGAGCCTACAAAACAAGCCGGTTGCGGGGAGGTCTCCCGCAACGGGTTCGCCCGCTCAAAGGGCATTGAAACGAGAATGCGGAATTTTAGCAGCTCATGCTGCACAGCCTTTCCCGCAACGGGTTCGCCCGCTCAAAGGGCATTGAAACAGGGGCGGGGAGCTTTTGCGGGCAGCCCCGGTACCCACGACCCGCAACGGGTTCGCCCGCTCAAAGGGCATTGAAACAGCATTTTTCCGCGCATGCCCGTTGGCTTTCCGTATCGGCCCGCAACGGGTTCGCCCGCTCAAAGGGCATTGAAACAAGGTGAGTTTCATGGTCAAGGCTCCTTGTGTTATCCCGCAACGGGTTCGCCCGCTCAAAGGGCATTGAAACGGCATCGGCGCAGTCGCACCGCCCTTCTTGATCACGAACTCCCGCAACGGGTTCGCCCGCTCAAAGGGCATTGAAACTTCGTAATGGTGCATGCCTGTTGCGGGGTTTTGCCCCCCGCAACGGGTTCGCCCGCTCAAAGGGCATTGAAACAGGCCAAAATATCATCGTTGGGATCGACGACGGGCGCGCCCCCGCAACGGGTTCGCCCGCTCAAAGGGCATTGAAACTTTGTATTGCCACCCAGATAATCTGGGGGTTCATACAATAAGCCCGCAACGGGTTCGCCCGCTCAAAGGGCATTGAAACATGAAACACACGCCGGAGCAGGTTTTGGGAGGATCTGTTACAACCCGCAACGGGTTCGCCCGCTCAAAGGGCATTGAAACGAAAAAGTGTACATAGCAAAGCCTAATTATCGCAACCGGTTCGTCCACGCGTCGGTGCGTCCAGGTAAACCATTTCCTTGACAGACCGTCAGCTTCGCTTCATTCTCCGGCCGTGATCGCTCGCTCGGATCAAGCAGGCAAGCAACTCTTACGCGCCGTTCTCGAGGCTCGCGGTACCTTCACTTCCGAGCTCGAGGTGAGTCCCGATCCTCAAAGCGCCGATGGTTACTTCGAACCCGACCCAGACCGCTCGTCGCCCGTCGCCACGACGTTGCTCGGACGCATGACGAAACGTCGCTGCGCGTTCGAGCTCTTCTCGGAAGCACCCGACGTCCCAAGAATCAGTGAGTGTGTCCGAAAGCACCTCAACATGCGACACGTTCTCCGGCACAAGCATGAACCCGCCTAACTACCTAGGCAATGGATCATCTCGTCCGGAAAACCCTCCGCGGGCTCGATGAAAGTGGCGGACGTGTGGCCCGAAATTGGCCTCGTGGCATCTATCACCTTCCGTCCATGTTTGCAGCAACCATCGTCGTGGTGAGCGAGCTGCCGGAAGAGCGGTCGACACTGATCTTGCGCCTGATGGGACGCGGACGAACACTCAAGCGTGCCGTTTCCGAATTGAAAGCACTGTCTGACGACGATTTCGAACGATGCATTGCACTGCCGGTTCTGATACGCTTCCGGATCGAAGCTGAGGCGGAACCGGTTTCACCCGCGGACAAGGAGTTTCTGATGAACACGCAGGAAGTCATAGAAATGATCGAACGGCGGGGTGAGCTTCGAGGCGAACTGCGTGGCGAGCTGCGCGGCGAGCTGCGCGGCGAGCTGCGCGGCGAGCTGCGTGGCGAACTGCGGGGCGAGCTTCGAGGCCTGGAGCGTCAGCGGCACATGGTGCTCCGACAGCTTCAACTGAAGTTCGGCGAGCTGCCCGAGAACATCGCGACCCGCGTGCAGCAGGCCAACTCCGATACGCTCGAACGGTTCGCCGAGAAACTGCTCTTCGCGGAATCGCTCGAAGATGTCTTCGCAGCGTGAGCCTTTCTTCATCCACGAAGCCGACGCAAAAAACCCA is part of the Polyangiaceae bacterium genome and harbors:
- the cas1 gene encoding CRISPR-associated endonuclease Cas1: MDALRGVEGAAAARYFQAFDVMVQPPFRFERRSKHPAHNSVNALLNLGYTLLTGEIAGKLEHAGFDPRVGYYHGVRCGRSSLALDVIEPHRADVIDRLTLSILNRRMLGVDDFEDKREHGIRLAPDALRRYLSLYEHAMGEASAEGNSPRARIRQSVEALRRAVMAGHAKESTVETNLTINAQGFEGGT
- the cas1 gene encoding CRISPR-associated endonuclease Cas1, coding for MERKTIYVTRQGAKLQRVDGQLGVYIDRTLLDRFAPNEIDQVLLFGNVQVSTQAISLLFKHGVHVSFFSTSARYRGQLVAPESGNVFVRLAQHARYMDAAFRLELSRALIRSKIGAGRLLVRRFARNHPAAAEVMDECAQFLAASVDALDGVRDWMRCEASRELRQRDIFKHST
- a CDS encoding DUF4351 domain-containing protein; amino-acid sequence: MFAATIVVVSELPEERSTLILRLMGRGRTLKRAVSELKALSDDDFERCIALPVLIRFRIEAEAEPVSPADKEFLMNTQEVIEMIERRGELRGELRGELRGELRGELRGELRGELRGELRGLERQRHMVLRQLQLKFGELPENIATRVQQANSDTLERFAEKLLFAESLEDVFAA
- the cas2 gene encoding CRISPR-associated endonuclease Cas2, whose product is MNALLVAYDIPDDRRRGLVAKGLLRVGRRVQYSVFLVRDGAPRDVVGIRLR